A window of the Butyricimonas virosa genome harbors these coding sequences:
- a CDS encoding class I SAM-dependent DNA methyltransferase, with the protein MSTIKEKTIELIDALKATCKTYGMGNDGNEYKIITQVFLYKFLNDKFGYEVKNAKSDIAKKIRDAEKWETAYAELSDTDRMLLQSAISPDVPMLEPYHLISNLWNQQGKGDFDTIFDSTMTDIAEQNADIFSTQTTANTKIPLFEPLTQFVTDSAQRAPFARALVDKLANFSFEEAFVENYDFFSNIFEYLIKDYNTAGGGKYAEYYTPHAIATIMARLLVGDNADLHSIECYDPSAGTGTLLMALSHQIGEDKCTIFAQDISQRSNKMLKLNLLLNGLVSSLDHAIQGDTLVAPYHKSDDNQQLRQFDFVVSNPPFKMDFSDTREKIAAMPARFWAGVPNVPAKKKESMAIYTCFIQHVINSLKKTGKGAIVIPTGFITAKSGIEKNILQKIVEDKIVYGCVSMPSNVFANTGTNVSVLFFDKSASADKVILIDASKLGEEYKDANGLKKVRLSNDEIERIVTTFLNKEAVDDFSVAVTYDEIKEKGYSLSAGQYFDIKIDYLDITEEEFNKRMTDYKNTLTQQFEESHRLEAEIMKQLDCLKFNN; encoded by the coding sequence ATGAGGTCAAGAATGCTAAAAGTGATATTGCAAAGAAGATTCGTGATGCAGAGAAGTGGGAAACGGCTTATGCCGAACTTTCAGATACAGATCGTATGCTTTTGCAAAGTGCGATTTCCCCTGATGTGCCAATGCTTGAACCTTACCATCTGATTTCCAATCTATGGAACCAGCAAGGCAAAGGCGACTTTGACACGATATTCGACTCTACAATGACGGATATTGCAGAACAGAATGCTGACATATTCTCTACACAGACTACTGCAAACACAAAGATTCCTTTGTTCGAGCCACTGACACAGTTTGTTACTGATAGCGCTCAACGTGCACCGTTTGCACGTGCGTTGGTTGACAAGCTAGCAAACTTCTCATTTGAAGAGGCTTTTGTGGAGAATTACGATTTTTTCTCAAATATCTTTGAATATCTAATTAAGGACTACAATACTGCAGGTGGCGGTAAGTATGCCGAATATTACACTCCACATGCTATTGCAACCATTATGGCCCGTTTACTTGTTGGTGATAATGCAGACTTGCATAGTATTGAGTGTTACGACCCATCGGCAGGAACTGGCACTTTGCTCATGGCATTGAGTCATCAGATTGGAGAGGATAAGTGTACCATCTTTGCGCAAGATATATCACAGCGTTCCAACAAAATGCTGAAATTAAATCTGCTCCTCAATGGGCTTGTATCATCATTAGATCATGCCATTCAAGGTGACACATTGGTGGCGCCGTATCACAAGAGTGACGACAACCAACAACTTCGCCAGTTTGATTTTGTGGTAAGTAATCCTCCTTTCAAAATGGATTTCTCCGATACTCGCGAGAAGATAGCAGCTATGCCGGCTCGTTTCTGGGCTGGAGTACCCAATGTTCCTGCAAAGAAAAAGGAATCGATGGCTATCTACACTTGTTTCATACAGCACGTTATCAATTCATTGAAGAAAACGGGTAAAGGTGCTATCGTTATTCCAACAGGATTTATCACAGCTAAGAGTGGCATTGAAAAGAATATCCTACAAAAGATTGTAGAGGATAAGATTGTGTACGGTTGTGTGTCTATGCCAAGCAACGTTTTTGCCAATACCGGTACAAATGTAAGTGTTCTTTTCTTTGATAAATCAGCATCTGCTGACAAAGTTATCCTTATTGATGCAAGTAAATTAGGTGAAGAATACAAAGATGCTAACGGACTTAAAAAAGTGCGTCTCAGCAATGATGAGATCGAACGTATTGTTACAACATTCTTGAATAAAGAGGCTGTTGACGATTTCTCTGTAGCTGTAACATACGATGAGATTAAGGAGAAAGGCTATTCTCTTTCTGCAGGTCAATACTTTGATATCAAGATTGACTATTTAGATATTACCGAAGAGGAGTTCAATAAACGAATGACTGATTATAAGAATACTCTTACACAGCAATTTGAGGAAAGCCATCGTTTGGAGGCTGAGATAATGAAGCAATTAGACTGCTTGAAGTTTAACAACTGA
- a CDS encoding DUF3800 domain-containing protein encodes MGQLYNIYCDESCHLEHDGEIAMTIGGIWCPQSKKDEIFHRIREIKEEHGLSKNFEIKWNKVSPGQLDFYMDVVNYFFDNSDLHFRVLVIPNKQELKHDLFSQTHDDFYYKMYFNMLKTLFEPGCGYNIYIDIKDTRGQRKVEKLHEVLCNNHYDFDRNLIRKVQQVRSEEVELVALADLLIGALSYIHRGKNTSEAKLRLIERIKARSGYNLTASTLYRENKFNIFVWRSGYGK; translated from the coding sequence ATGGGACAGTTATATAATATTTATTGTGACGAAAGTTGTCATTTGGAGCATGATGGTGAAATTGCGATGACAATTGGTGGTATATGGTGCCCTCAAAGTAAGAAAGATGAAATATTCCACCGTATACGTGAAATTAAGGAGGAACATGGCCTAAGCAAGAATTTTGAAATTAAGTGGAATAAAGTTTCCCCAGGGCAACTTGACTTCTATATGGATGTTGTCAATTATTTCTTTGATAATAGTGACCTCCATTTTCGTGTATTAGTTATTCCCAACAAACAGGAATTAAAGCATGATTTGTTTAGTCAAACACATGATGATTTCTACTATAAAATGTACTTCAATATGCTTAAAACACTTTTTGAGCCAGGTTGTGGGTACAATATTTATATAGATATAAAGGATACACGAGGACAGCGTAAGGTTGAAAAGCTGCACGAAGTTTTATGTAATAACCACTATGACTTTGACCGAAACTTAATACGAAAGGTTCAGCAAGTACGTTCTGAAGAAGTTGAATTAGTGGCACTTGCTGATTTGCTGATAGGTGCATTGTCATATATCCATAGGGGTAAAAATACCAGTGAGGCTAAATTGAGATTGATAGAACGTATTAAGGCAAGAAGCGGTTATAATTTGACGGCCAGCACTCTCTATCGCGAGAATAAATTTAACATCTTTGTTTGGAGAAGCGGATATGGGAAATAA
- a CDS encoding abortive infection family protein codes for MNGISPRYQMSIVQNINDRLFELYKSYEDVANYLDKWHIVYDCYGDNENFYFYFKDEERKKLDVKKTLHHIDGETLLKIAIDLGVETPDYIPSIPVFKNELKSSYETASQTFEKAFKNVEEDPSLAVGLANSALESIIKEILKDTRINVVWGEKDTLYSLIKSITKAFKLTAEVGMPDEIKTISTSLVGACKAIEDLRSGKTIFHGKMDSNYIISDSLYAYFIVNAVSTVGLFLLNFYKAKYPPIVQPTIDVDDLPF; via the coding sequence ATGAATGGAATCTCACCACGATACCAAATGAGCATTGTTCAAAATATAAATGACCGCTTATTTGAGTTGTACAAAAGTTATGAGGATGTCGCCAATTATCTTGATAAGTGGCACATTGTTTATGATTGTTACGGTGACAATGAGAATTTCTACTTCTATTTCAAGGACGAAGAGAGGAAGAAACTTGATGTAAAGAAAACGCTGCATCACATTGATGGAGAAACGCTTCTAAAAATAGCCATAGACCTAGGAGTGGAAACTCCTGACTACATACCAAGTATTCCTGTTTTCAAAAATGAATTGAAATCAAGTTATGAAACGGCAAGTCAAACTTTTGAGAAAGCCTTCAAAAATGTAGAAGAAGATCCAAGTTTAGCTGTTGGATTGGCAAACTCTGCATTAGAAAGCATCATAAAAGAAATACTTAAAGATACTAGGATTAATGTTGTATGGGGTGAAAAGGATACATTATATAGTTTAATTAAAAGCATCACTAAAGCATTTAAATTAACTGCAGAAGTAGGAATGCCTGATGAAATAAAAACAATTTCAACTTCCCTAGTGGGTGCATGCAAAGCTATTGAAGATTTAAGAAGTGGTAAAACTATCTTTCACGGGAAAATGGATTCTAATTATATTATTTCCGATTCATTGTACGCTTATTTCATTGTAAATGCAGTATCCACAGTTGGGTTGTTTTTGCTTAATTTCTACAAAGCAAAATATCCACCAATTGTTCAACCTACAATAGACGTTGATGACTTACCTTTTTAA
- a CDS encoding restriction endonuclease subunit S: MTIYKLGEIATVEISGVDKKIKDGEIPVKLCNFVDVYYNWAITSDLEQKFMEATARTNEIERFKLKRGQVALTKDSETRFDIGIATYIADDFDNVILGYHNALITPNPKKLSGKYLNALLHTDYARTYFANNASGSGQRYALSIDALNNFPVPLLPLAEQERIGDIFSSIDQKIALNRAINDNLEAMAKQLYDYWFVQFDFPNEEGKPYKSSGGKMVWNDKLKREIPDGWSAKSIFDEMSVQYGFPFSTDDFTEEVTNIPVVRIRDILDNTISAYSHEETDDKYRLNEADLLIGMDGNFHMNYWIDNIAYLNQRSVRLRSKQNSNVSIVQARYDIEPYIKAKEQRAKGSTVGHLSDKDLKELKVMVCPNRRMRDALDSLLYRIIANRKENLCLTKQRDELLPLLMNGQVSVNYHLSDN, translated from the coding sequence ATGACTATATATAAATTAGGAGAAATAGCCACAGTGGAAATTAGTGGTGTTGATAAGAAAATAAAAGATGGCGAGATACCTGTAAAGCTGTGTAATTTCGTTGATGTGTACTATAACTGGGCTATCACATCGGATTTGGAGCAGAAATTCATGGAGGCTACAGCTCGTACAAATGAGATTGAACGATTCAAACTCAAACGAGGTCAAGTCGCTCTAACAAAAGATAGCGAGACTCGCTTTGATATTGGTATTGCGACATACATAGCTGATGATTTCGACAATGTAATTCTGGGATATCACAATGCACTTATCACGCCCAATCCTAAAAAATTAAGTGGAAAATATCTTAATGCCTTGCTGCACACCGATTATGCGAGAACATATTTTGCAAATAACGCATCAGGAAGCGGGCAAAGATATGCTCTCTCTATTGATGCGTTGAATAACTTTCCTGTACCACTACTACCTTTGGCTGAGCAGGAACGTATTGGTGATATCTTTTCATCAATAGACCAAAAGATAGCTCTTAATCGTGCGATAAATGATAATTTAGAAGCGATGGCAAAGCAGCTCTACGACTATTGGTTCGTGCAGTTCGACTTCCCAAATGAGGAGGGCAAACCTTACAAATCGAGTGGAGGTAAGATGGTGTGGAATGATAAGTTGAAGAGAGAAATACCTGACGGTTGGTCCGCAAAAAGCATTTTCGATGAAATGTCCGTTCAATATGGTTTCCCTTTCTCTACGGATGATTTTACCGAAGAAGTTACTAACATCCCGGTGGTACGTATCAGAGATATTCTTGACAACACAATATCTGCATATTCTCACGAAGAGACAGATGATAAATATCGCTTAAATGAAGCAGATCTTCTAATTGGAATGGACGGCAATTTTCATATGAATTATTGGATAGATAATATTGCCTACCTAAACCAACGAAGTGTGAGATTAAGATCAAAGCAAAATTCAAATGTTTCTATTGTTCAAGCAAGATATGATATAGAACCATACATAAAGGCAAAGGAACAAAGAGCAAAAGGTTCAACCGTAGGCCATCTTTCTGACAAAGATTTAAAGGAATTAAAAGTCATGGTTTGTCCGAATCGGAGAATGCGAGATGCGTTGGATTCCTTGCTGTACAGAATCATTGCAAACCGCAAAGAGAATTTATGTTTGACTAAGCAGCGAGACGAGTTGCTGCCGCTGCTAATGAACGGTCAAGTATCGGTAAATTATCATTTATCTGACAATTGA
- a CDS encoding restriction endonuclease subunit S produces MELKKYKLGDLVEVTRGMSLSGQFYSETGTLIRLTLGNFNMNGGGFKENTSKTDLYFTGPVKEEYILQEGDIITPLTEQSLGLLGTTAKIPESGKYIQSQDVALVKCKEGLIDPNFCYYLISSNLVRQQLSAAAQQTKIRHTSPDKIKDCTVWVPDLENQKRIGRILADIDSKITLNCQINDNLPILDRSLAAAATRLAA; encoded by the coding sequence ATGGAGTTGAAGAAGTATAAATTAGGCGATTTGGTAGAGGTTACACGAGGAATGAGCCTTTCTGGTCAGTTTTATTCTGAAACTGGAACACTCATTAGATTAACCCTTGGTAATTTCAATATGAACGGAGGTGGTTTCAAGGAAAACACTTCCAAAACAGATTTATATTTCACTGGCCCAGTTAAAGAAGAATACATTCTGCAAGAGGGTGATATTATCACACCACTTACCGAGCAATCATTAGGTCTTCTTGGAACAACTGCAAAAATTCCAGAAAGCGGTAAATATATTCAGAGTCAGGACGTCGCTCTTGTAAAGTGCAAAGAAGGTCTTATTGATCCAAATTTTTGCTATTATCTTATATCTTCCAATCTTGTACGCCAGCAACTTAGTGCTGCGGCACAGCAAACAAAAATACGACACACTTCCCCCGATAAGATTAAAGACTGTACCGTATGGGTGCCAGATCTTGAAAATCAAAAGAGAATAGGTCGTATTCTTGCGGATATAGACTCTAAAATTACACTCAATTGTCAGATAAATGATAATTTACCGATACTTGACCGTTCATTAGCAGCGGCAGCAACTCGTCTCGCTGCTTAG
- a CDS encoding ATP-binding protein has product MSALQHRKGTMPRFNLPLSEEDAFVSLMSAIQVEVEFRRREFVATEELKSQVRRLSAFLTQENSKFGIVLAGGCGNGKTTIIKALQSLVNVLHIPNPYTDKEYIMRIIDAKSMAATCKSDYEDWKRLMYQDLLAIDDLGTEPREVMDYGNIINPTVDILTRRYENQLFTIISTNLTPPQISQVYGERIADRMREMMEIIPFTNSSYRVLK; this is encoded by the coding sequence ATGTCAGCCCTGCAACACAGGAAGGGTACGATGCCCCGTTTTAATCTTCCGCTCAGCGAGGAGGATGCTTTCGTTAGCTTGATGTCTGCAATCCAGGTTGAAGTAGAGTTCCGTCGTAGAGAATTTGTCGCGACCGAAGAACTGAAGTCCCAAGTAAGGAGATTATCCGCCTTTTTAACGCAAGAAAACAGCAAGTTCGGTATTGTGCTTGCCGGTGGATGCGGGAACGGGAAAACTACCATTATAAAAGCCTTGCAGAGTCTTGTAAACGTTTTGCACATACCCAATCCATATACCGATAAAGAGTATATCATGAGAATCATTGATGCCAAGTCAATGGCTGCAACTTGCAAGTCTGATTATGAGGACTGGAAACGGCTGATGTATCAGGATCTTCTTGCGATAGATGATTTGGGAACGGAACCGCGTGAAGTGATGGATTACGGCAACATTATTAACCCAACCGTGGATATTCTCACAAGGCGATACGAAAACCAACTTTTTACCATCATATCCACCAACCTCACACCGCCTCAAATATCCCAAGTATATGGCGAACGCATCGCTGACCGCATGAGGGAAATGATGGAGATTATCCCATTTACCAATTCATCCTATCGAGTGCTCAAGTAA
- a CDS encoding helix-turn-helix domain-containing protein → MNYINIIEGFWKMNAYDRFSSSEIILYLYLLHICNQNYWNMPIACKTATLQSELGLNKSTIIRARAKLRERGLIEFTEGVQNSCSPKYRLFDIHSCRNATARATDNATADATIDKDIDRDKYNYSFAHQKKNRGYGIDKQKDKNQRRSIDVSPATQEGYDAPF, encoded by the coding sequence ATGAACTACATCAACATCATAGAAGGATTTTGGAAGATGAATGCCTATGACAGGTTTTCTTCGTCAGAGATAATCCTATACCTCTATCTGTTACACATCTGCAATCAGAACTATTGGAATATGCCCATCGCTTGCAAGACAGCAACTCTGCAAAGCGAACTTGGGCTGAACAAAAGTACAATTATCCGTGCCAGAGCAAAATTGCGTGAACGAGGGTTGATTGAATTTACCGAAGGAGTACAAAACTCCTGCTCGCCCAAATATAGGTTATTTGACATCCATAGTTGCAGAAATGCAACCGCTCGTGCAACTGATAATGCAACCGCTGATGCGACCATAGATAAAGACATAGACAGAGATAAATATAATTATTCATTTGCCCATCAAAAGAAAAATAGAGGTTATGGAATTGATAAACAAAAAGATAAGAATCAACGCAGAAGCATTGATGTCAGCCCTGCAACACAGGAAGGGTACGATGCCCCGTTTTAA
- a CDS encoding helix-turn-helix domain-containing protein, whose product MIKGLESLGDIQTPLNVMLENLAETIADKVVARIKEEDSSKPKYYTRKDLCEILHVTNPTVIEMVKRGEIREKKIGGRILYDAAEIDEAVKEKTIFRYKRRKNDIF is encoded by the coding sequence ATGATAAAAGGATTGGAATCATTAGGCGATATTCAGACTCCGTTGAATGTTATGCTGGAGAACCTGGCAGAGACGATAGCTGATAAGGTGGTGGCGAGAATAAAGGAAGAGGATTCAAGCAAGCCGAAGTATTATACACGCAAGGATTTATGTGAGATATTGCACGTGACAAATCCTACTGTCATAGAAATGGTGAAGCGTGGAGAAATCCGCGAAAAGAAAATAGGTGGTCGAATACTTTATGATGCTGCCGAGATTGACGAGGCGGTAAAAGAGAAAACTATTTTCCGTTACAAAAGGAGAAAGAATGATATTTTCTAA
- a CDS encoding RNA recognition motif domain-containing protein → MNIFVAKLSSTTTSEDLQALFSEHGSVSSAKVIMDRETGNSKCFGFVEMEDETEGFNAINALNETEFQGRKIVVKKARPREEGGDDRGQRFPRERRFNSNR, encoded by the coding sequence GTGAATATTTTTGTAGCAAAGTTAAGTTCTACGACCACAAGTGAGGACTTACAGGCTCTTTTCTCGGAGCATGGTTCTGTTTCTTCAGCCAAAGTTATTATGGACAGAGAAACTGGTAACTCTAAATGTTTTGGTTTTGTTGAGATGGAAGATGAAACGGAAGGTTTCAACGCAATCAATGCCTTAAACGAAACTGAATTCCAAGGAAGAAAAATCGTTGTGAAAAAGGCTAGACCCAGAGAAGAAGGTGGCGACGATAGAGGTCAAAGATTCCCAAGAGAAAGAAGATTTAATTCGAATCGTTAA
- the thiL gene encoding thiamine-phosphate kinase yields the protein MSENKPLTKLSTLGEFGLIHHLTQDIKLKNKSSLKGVGDDAAVLDYKDKKVLVSTDMLIEGVHFDLAYAPLKHLGYKAVATNASDIYAMNGTPRQITVSLAVSNRFSLEAVDELYEGIYLACDHYGIDLVGGDTTSSQTGMCISITVIGEADEEDIVYRNTARENDLICVSGNLGAAYMGLQLLEREKVVFKENPHAQPDFSGYEYILERQLKPEARMDIIQLLKEKGIKPTAMMDVSDGLSSEVLHICHDSGLGCNIYEEKIPIDYQTFKMAEELNMNATVCALSGGEDYELLFTAPLDAYDKLITMEEISIIGHTCAKSEGYNLITKDGNSFELKAQGWVNFNPSEEK from the coding sequence ATGAGTGAAAACAAACCATTGACGAAACTATCCACGTTAGGGGAGTTCGGACTGATCCACCACCTGACACAAGATATAAAATTAAAAAACAAATCTTCCCTGAAAGGAGTTGGTGACGATGCCGCCGTACTCGATTACAAGGACAAAAAAGTACTGGTCAGCACGGATATGCTGATTGAAGGGGTACATTTCGATCTAGCTTATGCCCCATTGAAACATCTAGGATACAAGGCTGTTGCAACAAACGCCAGCGATATATACGCCATGAACGGAACCCCCCGACAAATTACCGTCTCCCTTGCCGTTTCTAACCGTTTCTCCCTAGAGGCAGTCGATGAATTGTACGAGGGGATTTATCTTGCCTGTGACCACTACGGGATCGACCTCGTGGGCGGTGATACAACCTCTTCACAAACAGGAATGTGCATCAGCATCACGGTTATCGGGGAAGCCGATGAAGAAGACATCGTTTACCGTAACACCGCACGAGAAAATGACTTAATTTGTGTCAGCGGGAATTTAGGAGCCGCTTATATGGGACTTCAATTACTAGAAAGGGAAAAAGTCGTATTTAAGGAAAATCCCCATGCACAACCGGATTTCTCCGGGTATGAATACATTCTTGAACGCCAACTCAAACCGGAGGCCAGGATGGATATTATCCAATTACTCAAGGAAAAAGGTATTAAACCGACTGCCATGATGGACGTTTCCGACGGTCTCTCGTCCGAGGTATTACACATCTGCCACGATTCCGGTCTCGGTTGTAATATCTACGAAGAGAAAATCCCGATTGATTACCAAACTTTCAAAATGGCCGAGGAACTTAACATGAACGCCACCGTGTGTGCTCTTTCCGGGGGAGAAGATTACGAACTATTGTTCACGGCCCCACTCGACGCTTACGACAAACTAATTACCATGGAAGAAATCAGTATCATCGGACATACTTGTGCAAAAAGCGAAGGTTATAATTTAATCACCAAGGACGGTAATTCATTTGAACTGAAAGCCCAAGGCTGGGTAAACTTTAACCCGTCCGAAGAAAAATAA
- the sufB gene encoding Fe-S cluster assembly protein SufB: MAKEQDDILNEVTEGEYKYGFVSDVETEMIGKGLNESVIRLISQKKEEPEWLLEFRLKAYRHWLTMKMPTWAKLEIPLIDYQDIVYYAAPKQEVKKSWDEVDPELKATFDKLGIPLDEQKALSGVAVDAVMDSVSVKTTFKETLAERGVIFCSFSEAVKNHPDLVKRYLGSVVPYSDNFFAALNSAVFSDGSFVYIPKGVRCPMELSTYFRINAANTGQFERTLIVAEEESFVSYLEGCTAPQRDENQLHAAIVEIVVEKNAEVKYSTVQNWYPGDKNGKGGIYNFVTKRGICKGENAKLIWAQVETGSAITWKYPSTILKGDGSVSEFYSVAVTNNYQQADTGTKMIHIGNNTRSRIVSKGISAGYSSNSYRGRVKVVKNCKNARNFSQCDSLLLGDKCGAHTFPYLEVANPTAQVEHEATTSKIGEDQIFYCNQRGISTEDAIGLIIKGYAGDVINKMPMEFAVEAQKLLQISLAGSVG; encoded by the coding sequence ATGGCTAAAGAACAAGACGATATATTGAATGAAGTAACAGAGGGTGAGTATAAATACGGTTTTGTTTCTGATGTGGAAACCGAGATGATTGGGAAAGGATTAAATGAATCGGTGATCCGCTTGATTTCACAAAAGAAAGAAGAGCCGGAATGGCTCCTGGAATTCCGTTTGAAGGCTTACCGGCATTGGCTTACGATGAAAATGCCCACGTGGGCGAAATTGGAGATCCCACTTATTGATTATCAGGATATCGTGTACTATGCGGCCCCGAAACAAGAGGTGAAAAAATCGTGGGATGAGGTCGATCCAGAATTGAAAGCGACATTTGATAAGTTGGGAATTCCTTTGGATGAGCAAAAAGCATTATCCGGGGTGGCGGTTGATGCCGTGATGGATAGCGTGTCGGTGAAGACGACGTTCAAGGAGACGCTGGCAGAGCGTGGGGTGATCTTTTGTTCGTTTTCCGAGGCGGTGAAGAATCATCCGGATTTGGTGAAACGTTACTTGGGTTCGGTTGTTCCCTATTCGGATAACTTTTTTGCGGCATTAAATTCGGCCGTGTTTAGTGACGGATCATTTGTTTATATTCCGAAAGGAGTGCGTTGCCCCATGGAGTTATCCACTTATTTTCGAATTAATGCGGCGAACACGGGACAGTTTGAGCGTACTTTGATCGTGGCGGAAGAGGAGAGTTTCGTGAGCTATCTGGAAGGGTGTACCGCACCGCAGCGGGATGAGAATCAATTACACGCGGCTATAGTGGAGATTGTGGTAGAGAAGAATGCGGAAGTAAAATACAGTACCGTGCAAAACTGGTATCCGGGAGATAAAAACGGGAAAGGCGGTATCTATAATTTCGTGACGAAACGAGGAATCTGTAAAGGGGAGAATGCTAAATTGATTTGGGCTCAGGTAGAGACAGGTTCGGCTATAACTTGGAAATACCCGAGTACAATATTGAAGGGAGACGGATCTGTCAGCGAATTTTACTCTGTGGCTGTAACTAATAATTACCAGCAGGCTGACACGGGGACCAAGATGATTCATATCGGGAATAATACCCGTAGTCGGATTGTATCGAAAGGTATTTCCGCGGGATATAGTTCCAACTCTTACCGGGGACGGGTGAAGGTGGTGAAAAACTGTAAGAATGCTCGGAATTTTTCTCAATGTGACTCTTTACTTTTGGGAGATAAATGCGGGGCTCACACGTTCCCTTACTTGGAAGTGGCGAACCCCACGGCACAGGTAGAGCATGAAGCAACGACTTCTAAAATCGGGGAAGACCAGATATTCTATTGCAACCAGCGAGGAATTTCAACAGAAGATGCTATTGGTTTGATCATTAAGGGGTATGCTGGAGATGTGATCAACAAGATGCCAATGGAATTTGCCGTTGAGGCTCAGAAATTGTTGCAAATTAGTTTAGCGGGGAGCGTTGGATAA
- the sufC gene encoding Fe-S cluster assembly ATPase SufC: MGLLKIKNLHAAIDGKEILKGIDLEVNAGEVHAIMGPNGAGKSTLSAVLTGRECFEVTEGEVWFNGKNLLDLPAEDRAREGIFLSFQYPVEIPGVSTVNFLKTAVNEQCKYKGLPPYPASEFLKMIREKMEMVNIDSRLLNRSLNEGFSGGEKKKNEIFQMAVLEPKLAILDETDSGLDIDALRIVASGVNKLKRPDNSTIVITHYQRLLDYIVPDVVHVLYDGRIVKTAGKELVLELEKYGYDWIKQEVESGK, from the coding sequence ATGGGTTTACTAAAGATAAAAAACTTACACGCCGCGATAGACGGAAAAGAAATCTTGAAAGGGATTGATTTGGAGGTGAATGCCGGAGAAGTCCACGCAATTATGGGGCCGAATGGGGCTGGAAAGAGTACTTTGTCAGCTGTACTTACAGGACGGGAGTGTTTCGAGGTGACGGAGGGAGAGGTTTGGTTTAATGGGAAGAACCTGTTGGACCTTCCGGCAGAAGACCGGGCACGGGAAGGGATTTTCTTGAGTTTCCAGTATCCGGTAGAGATTCCGGGGGTGAGTACGGTTAATTTTCTGAAGACAGCGGTAAACGAGCAATGTAAGTACAAGGGATTACCTCCTTATCCGGCAAGCGAATTTTTGAAAATGATCCGGGAGAAGATGGAGATGGTAAACATCGACAGTCGTTTGTTGAACCGTTCTCTGAATGAAGGTTTTTCCGGTGGAGAGAAGAAAAAGAACGAAATATTCCAGATGGCGGTGTTGGAACCGAAACTGGCTATTCTAGATGAAACAGATTCCGGTTTGGACATTGATGCATTACGTATTGTTGCTAGTGGAGTAAACAAACTGAAACGTCCGGATAATTCTACTATCGTGATCACTCACTACCAGCGTTTGCTGGATTATATTGTGCCGGATGTCGTACACGTGTTGTATGACGGTCGTATCGTGAAAACGGCTGGCAAAGAGCTAGTGCTGGAGCTAGAGAAATATGGTTATGATTGG